The following proteins are co-located in the Corynebacterium aquilae DSM 44791 genome:
- a CDS encoding AI-2E family transporter produces the protein MTSQSPSDGTVEKLDRASIIGRDGRWLASWALRFIILAIAGYIAFLGLGKVWSGLLPILLAILFCTVLWPPVRWLREHKFPPALAVLTTILGVFAAFGGIFSAMAPSVADQSKELYEKAFVGVDQLQSWIQGPPLNIRTEQVNNALDQLIVRLKSSSSDLASGVVAGVSTASEVVVTGVIALVLSFFFLKDGPKFLPWVRRVSGPTWGWHLTEVLTRTWNTLAGFIRAQAAVSLVDAIFIGIGLVLMKVPLALVLTVLTFFAGFIPIIGAISAGAISVLIALVSNGPTTAIGVLILIIAVQQLESHILSPILQSKAMDLHPVIVLLSVTVGGTLFGIIGAFLAVPVAATLAVWLRYHGDLVSLRAGEKTLEDIEVATKNGSHKHGDSAEGLEAVKSKLRSISRMEKKS, from the coding sequence ATGACGTCTCAATCACCGTCCGACGGGACCGTTGAGAAGCTCGATCGCGCCAGCATTATTGGTCGCGATGGTCGCTGGCTCGCGTCCTGGGCGCTGCGCTTCATCATCCTTGCCATCGCTGGCTACATCGCGTTTTTGGGGCTCGGCAAAGTGTGGAGCGGCCTGCTTCCCATCCTGTTGGCCATCTTGTTCTGCACCGTCCTGTGGCCGCCAGTGCGCTGGCTGCGGGAGCACAAGTTCCCCCCAGCCTTGGCTGTACTGACCACCATCCTGGGTGTCTTCGCAGCCTTCGGCGGAATTTTCTCCGCCATGGCCCCGTCGGTTGCTGACCAGTCAAAGGAGCTGTACGAAAAGGCTTTCGTCGGCGTCGATCAGCTGCAGTCCTGGATCCAGGGCCCGCCGCTAAACATCCGCACCGAGCAGGTCAACAACGCTCTCGACCAGCTCATCGTGCGACTCAAGAGCTCCTCTTCCGACCTGGCATCCGGAGTTGTCGCCGGCGTGTCCACCGCCTCCGAGGTTGTCGTCACCGGTGTTATCGCACTGGTGCTGTCCTTCTTCTTCCTCAAAGACGGCCCGAAGTTCCTGCCGTGGGTGCGCCGCGTCAGCGGCCCGACCTGGGGCTGGCACCTCACCGAGGTCCTCACCCGCACCTGGAACACCCTCGCCGGATTCATCCGCGCCCAGGCCGCCGTGTCGCTGGTGGATGCCATCTTCATCGGCATCGGCCTGGTGCTGATGAAGGTGCCGCTCGCACTGGTGCTGACCGTGCTGACCTTCTTCGCCGGATTCATCCCGATCATCGGCGCAATCTCCGCGGGCGCAATCAGTGTGCTCATCGCACTGGTATCCAACGGCCCCACCACCGCCATCGGCGTGCTGATCCTGATCATCGCCGTGCAGCAGCTGGAAAGCCACATCCTGTCCCCCATCCTGCAGTCCAAGGCCATGGATCTGCACCCGGTGATCGTGCTGCTATCCGTCACCGTTGGTGGCACCTTGTTCGGCATCATCGGCGCCTTCCTGGCGGTGCCCGTCGCCGCCACCCTGGCCGTATGGCTGCGCTACCACGGCGACCTGGTCTCCCTGCGCGCAGGAGAAAAAACCCTCGAGGACATCGAGGTGGCCACCAAAAATGGTTCCCACAAGCACGGCGACAGCGCCGAAGGTTTGGAAGCGGTGAAATCCAAGCTGCGCTCCATTAGCCGGATGGAAAAGAAGTCTTAA
- a CDS encoding (Fe-S)-binding protein: MLDSLIASCPTITAQTMTLGLLGVLLSLPAWGYFLTGAVKLFRFVKAGRPDSFTRTDQLPTRLATLLKEVVFHTELARKPFVAAAHWLVMVGFLLGSIVWFEAYIQTFNPQGSWPIIGDTHAYHLVDELLGLGTVIGVLFLIGVRLSTRGSERNRFYGSNATAAHFVEAVVLLEGLGMLMVKAGRIATWPLLFGNPHTDFFTIQLAKLLPANATMVSVFALIKLLTGMIWLFIVGQQLRWGVAWHRFLAFFNIFLQRNPDGAPALGKLATPDLEADGPVGVGRVGDASWKMLLDSATCTECGRCQDVCPAWNTNKPLSPKKLIMAERDAALSGESAFTLVGNSIHPDELWSCTNCGACVEQCPVDIEHIDHVAALRRYQVLEEADFPQELTGLFKNLENKGNPWGRNASERRTWIDKARDRGLQVPVIGDDATMDNIEYLYWVGCAGVYDDAAQQTTIAVVELLNTAGVPFAVLGDGETCTGDPARRAGNEFLFQMLAEQNVETLNEAFDGVPRGQRKIITTCAHCFNTIRNEYPDFDGHFEVFHHTQLLNRLVREGRLTPVPRTDANRRPITYHDPCFLGRHNKVFDPPRELLGEVGPLNEAPRNKDNAMCCGAGGARMFMEEKLGTRIADARAAELRDTGAGTVAVGCPFCHTMLTGGMKATGSTNDAVDIKDVAVLMRDAVTVDGKLPKPLPLKPLQPLKREPKKADTKTAQASEPTQTPAVTSTQVSAPAAPATATTPTPPAAATPPAPGMKAPGVSTPAASAPAPGASAPVAPQAPGAAAPQAPAAPVASAPAAPQAPGAVPPAPAAPSAPQATAPAAVPPAPSAPRPPSAVAPQAPVAPGASAPTAPQAPGAAAPQAPNTAAPAPAAPTAPGAAVAPGAVPPAPTAPAAPGGSAPAAPQAPGAVPPAPAAPNAPQAATPTAVPPAPSAPRPPSAVAPQVPAAPGASAPTAPQAPGAVPPAPAAPNAPQAAAPTAVPPAPSAPRPPSAAAPAAPQAPSAAAPAPDAPTAPGAVVAPGAVPPAPAAPAAPGAVVAPGAVPPAPVAPKPSSAATPPAKRDSTTSPEDTHPSRGEEE; this comes from the coding sequence ATGCTCGACAGCCTTATCGCCTCCTGCCCCACGATCACCGCCCAGACGATGACGCTGGGGCTTTTAGGTGTCTTGCTGTCGCTACCCGCATGGGGCTACTTCCTGACGGGCGCGGTGAAACTATTCCGCTTCGTCAAGGCGGGAAGACCCGATAGTTTTACCCGCACCGACCAGCTCCCCACCCGCCTAGCAACCCTGCTCAAAGAGGTGGTCTTCCACACCGAACTCGCCCGCAAACCGTTTGTGGCGGCCGCCCACTGGCTGGTGATGGTGGGCTTCCTGCTGGGCAGCATCGTGTGGTTCGAGGCCTACATTCAAACCTTCAACCCCCAGGGGTCTTGGCCAATCATCGGCGACACCCACGCCTACCACCTCGTCGACGAACTGCTGGGGCTGGGAACCGTCATCGGGGTGCTGTTCCTCATCGGGGTGCGCCTTTCCACCCGCGGCAGCGAGCGCAACCGCTTCTACGGCTCCAATGCCACCGCCGCCCACTTCGTCGAAGCCGTCGTCCTGCTGGAGGGCCTGGGCATGCTGATGGTCAAAGCTGGCCGAATCGCCACCTGGCCGCTACTCTTCGGCAACCCCCACACCGACTTTTTCACCATCCAGCTAGCCAAACTCCTGCCCGCCAACGCCACCATGGTCAGTGTTTTCGCCCTGATCAAACTGCTCACCGGCATGATCTGGCTGTTCATCGTCGGCCAACAGCTGCGCTGGGGCGTGGCCTGGCACCGCTTCTTGGCGTTTTTCAACATCTTCTTGCAGCGCAACCCCGACGGCGCACCCGCCCTCGGGAAACTAGCCACCCCCGACCTTGAGGCCGACGGCCCGGTCGGGGTGGGGCGCGTCGGTGATGCCTCCTGGAAAATGCTTTTGGATTCAGCCACCTGCACCGAGTGCGGCCGCTGCCAGGATGTGTGCCCGGCATGGAACACCAACAAACCCTTGAGCCCCAAAAAACTCATCATGGCCGAACGCGACGCCGCCCTTTCCGGCGAATCAGCATTCACCTTGGTCGGCAATTCCATTCACCCCGATGAGCTATGGAGCTGCACCAACTGTGGCGCGTGCGTCGAGCAATGCCCCGTCGATATCGAACACATCGACCACGTGGCCGCATTGCGCCGCTACCAGGTGCTGGAGGAAGCAGACTTCCCCCAAGAACTCACCGGGCTGTTCAAAAACCTCGAAAACAAAGGCAACCCCTGGGGCCGCAACGCCTCCGAGCGGCGCACCTGGATCGACAAAGCCCGCGACCGCGGATTGCAGGTGCCAGTCATCGGCGACGACGCCACCATGGACAACATCGAGTACCTGTACTGGGTGGGCTGCGCCGGCGTCTACGACGATGCGGCCCAACAAACCACCATCGCAGTGGTCGAATTGCTCAACACCGCCGGGGTGCCCTTCGCCGTCCTCGGCGACGGGGAAACCTGCACAGGTGACCCGGCGCGCCGCGCCGGCAACGAGTTCTTGTTCCAGATGCTCGCGGAGCAAAACGTCGAAACCCTCAACGAGGCCTTCGACGGCGTGCCGCGAGGGCAGCGCAAAATCATCACGACCTGTGCGCACTGTTTCAACACTATCCGCAACGAATACCCAGATTTCGACGGCCACTTCGAGGTGTTCCACCACACCCAGCTGTTGAACCGTCTGGTGCGGGAGGGACGTCTAACCCCGGTTCCGCGCACCGATGCCAACCGCCGCCCGATCACCTACCACGATCCGTGCTTCCTGGGCCGCCACAATAAGGTTTTCGATCCTCCACGCGAGCTGCTCGGCGAAGTCGGGCCGCTCAATGAGGCGCCCCGCAATAAAGACAATGCGATGTGTTGCGGTGCCGGTGGCGCCCGCATGTTTATGGAAGAAAAACTGGGCACCCGCATTGCCGATGCGCGCGCCGCGGAACTGCGGGATACGGGCGCTGGCACGGTAGCCGTAGGTTGCCCCTTCTGCCACACCATGCTCACTGGCGGCATGAAAGCGACCGGATCCACAAACGATGCCGTCGACATCAAAGACGTCGCCGTATTGATGCGCGACGCAGTAACGGTCGATGGGAAATTGCCGAAGCCGTTGCCGCTCAAGCCCTTGCAGCCGCTTAAGCGGGAACCGAAGAAGGCCGACACTAAGACAGCTCAAGCGTCTGAACCCACGCAGACTCCGGCGGTGACCTCCACCCAGGTTTCCGCCCCAGCTGCCCCAGCAACAGCAACCACGCCGACACCGCCGGCTGCTGCTACTCCCCCGGCGCCCGGCATGAAAGCACCCGGTGTGAGCACCCCCGCTGCGAGCGCACCCGCACCTGGCGCGTCTGCGCCGGTGGCACCTCAAGCACCTGGTGCTGCCGCACCTCAAGCACCTGCCGCTCCGGTTGCTTCTGCACCGGCAGCACCGCAAGCACCGGGTGCGGTACCTCCCGCACCAGCAGCCCCCAGCGCTCCTCAAGCGACCGCACCAGCAGCAGTTCCCCCAGCCCCCAGCGCACCACGCCCACCCAGCGCAGTCGCACCACAAGCGCCTGTCGCTCCGGGAGCATCCGCACCGACTGCGCCTCAGGCACCTGGCGCTGCCGCACCCCAAGCACCTAATACTGCCGCACCTGCACCGGCTGCACCCACTGCGCCAGGAGCAGCAGTAGCACCGGGTGCTGTGCCTCCTGCACCGACTGCACCTGCTGCGCCAGGAGGATCTGCACCGGCCGCACCGCAAGCACCGGGTGCGGTACCTCCCGCACCAGCAGCCCCCAATGCTCCTCAAGCGGCCACACCAACAGCCGTTCCCCCCGCCCCCAGCGCACCACGCCCACCCAGCGCAGTAGCACCACAAGTGCCTGCCGCGCCGGGAGCATCTGCACCGACTGCACCGCAAGCACCGGGCGCGGTACCTCCCGCACCAGCAGCACCCAATGCTCCTCAAGCGGCCGCACCAACAGCCGTTCCCCCCGCCCCCAGCGCACCACGTCCTCCCAGCGCTGCCGCACCGGCCGCACCGCAAGCGCCTAGTGCTGCCGCACCTGCACCGGATGCACCCACTGCGCCAGGAGCAGTCGTAGCACCGGGCGCTGTGCCTCCCGCACCGGCCGCACCTGCTGCGCCGGGAGCAGTCGTAGCACCGGGCGCGGTACCTCCCGCGCCTGTGGCACCAAAGCCTTCCAGTGCAGCAACACCTCCGGCTAAAAGGGATTCAACTACCTCACCTGAAGACACACATCCTTCACGCGGGGAAGAAGAGTAA
- a CDS encoding bifunctional proline dehydrogenase/L-glutamate gamma-semialdehyde dehydrogenase, translated as MSSTRNPAAHTPLANSADLDQAVDRAVQLAHTWIDATGKQASKKEAASTEQLAAMVRNADGVAFTMDFVDRVARPEDNKVAARELANLASPLGGRANVPDEIMSTLDYLLLSSGAVVAPWVPGIAMPLARKRLRQLVGHLVLDAEGKQLNALLDRSADEGFRLNVNLLGEAVLGEAEATSRLERTVKLLQNPRVTYVSVKASSVCAQLNPWDIEGNTERLKERLRPLYRQAVSRSPHPFINLDMEEYKDLGLTVKLFKELLSEEEFLNLEAGIVLQAYLPDTFDALQELLEFAHERVKAGGAPVKVRLVKGANLSMEKVEAELHDWEQAPYFTKDDVDANYLRLMDYVLQPENADVLRVGVASQNMFTVAIAHELAKARGVERQLDIEMLQGMAPAQARAVRDVVGDLILYTPVVHSEEFDVAVSYLVRRLEENGASQNFLYALFAPEVAAADGLTPLQDQERVFRNAVANRWETFAGPNRTQDRRDEQGCSSGSVPGHFVGEPDTDPALPQNRQWAIEALAADPGAVQSPRVTDVAAVDEAVARAVAAGEQFGKKTGAERATLLDQAAEALARGRGQLITVMTHEAGKTVGEADPEVSEAIDFARYYAESARKLDNTPGMRFLSPRVVVVTPPWNFPVAIPMGGVFAALAAGASVVIKPAPQVVRCAEVAISLLREAGIGEDLVCLLNADEGEAGKRLVSHPDVDHVILTGASDTARLFTSFKPDMRLSAETSGKNAIIVTPSADPDLAVADVYKSAFGHAGQKCSAASLVILVGSMGQSKRFIGQLKDAVTSLHVGPGTDISTTMNGLIEAPGEKLKRGLTQLEPGETWLVQPKQLDAEGRLWSPGVRDGVKPGSWFHTNECFGPVLGIMRADTLEEAIEIQNTTGYGLTGGLHSLDEDEIAYWKEHVEVGNAYINRGITGAIVQRQSFGGWKDSAVGAGAKAGGPNYVPHLGRWEEVDSALLPQATITLKVAQALKELTATAGLSEQDVVWLRHAASSDAHAWATEFGVEHDPTGLVCESNVFRYRPMLEPLQVRLGRGFNMRDAIRLHLGSLLTGTRLEFTSAEETNVPGIAVNTLSDEAFAARIGARNNARVRVLGEVPAGLYDAAAKSLACILAGPALADGRRELLHQLQEQAVSHTRHRFGVVRGV; from the coding sequence ATGTCTTCTACCCGTAATCCTGCTGCGCACACCCCGCTAGCTAACTCCGCTGATCTGGATCAGGCCGTCGACCGCGCCGTCCAGCTCGCCCACACCTGGATTGATGCCACCGGCAAGCAGGCGTCCAAGAAGGAAGCCGCTTCCACCGAGCAGTTGGCCGCCATGGTGCGTAACGCTGATGGTGTTGCTTTCACCATGGACTTCGTCGATCGTGTTGCCCGCCCCGAGGACAACAAGGTCGCAGCCCGCGAGCTGGCGAACCTGGCCAGCCCGCTGGGTGGTCGTGCCAATGTTCCGGACGAAATCATGAGCACCCTGGACTACCTGCTGCTGTCTAGTGGTGCTGTGGTTGCGCCGTGGGTGCCTGGTATCGCTATGCCGCTGGCCCGTAAGCGCCTGCGCCAGCTGGTGGGCCACTTGGTTCTCGACGCGGAGGGCAAGCAGCTTAACGCGTTGTTGGACCGCTCTGCCGATGAGGGTTTCCGCCTCAATGTGAACCTGTTGGGTGAGGCCGTCCTCGGTGAGGCGGAGGCCACCAGCCGCCTGGAGCGCACCGTGAAGCTGCTGCAGAACCCGCGCGTGACCTATGTGTCGGTGAAGGCGTCGAGCGTGTGCGCCCAGCTGAACCCGTGGGACATTGAGGGCAACACCGAGCGCCTCAAGGAGCGCCTGCGCCCGCTGTACCGCCAGGCGGTTTCTCGTTCCCCGCACCCCTTCATCAACCTGGACATGGAGGAGTACAAGGACCTTGGCCTGACGGTGAAGCTGTTCAAGGAGCTGTTGTCCGAGGAGGAGTTCCTTAACCTGGAGGCCGGCATCGTGCTGCAGGCCTACTTGCCGGATACTTTCGACGCTTTGCAGGAGCTGCTGGAGTTCGCCCACGAGCGTGTGAAGGCCGGTGGCGCCCCGGTGAAGGTGCGTCTGGTCAAGGGCGCGAACCTGTCGATGGAGAAGGTGGAGGCTGAGCTGCACGATTGGGAGCAGGCCCCCTACTTCACCAAGGATGATGTGGATGCGAACTACCTGCGCCTGATGGACTATGTCCTGCAGCCGGAAAACGCTGATGTGCTGCGGGTGGGTGTCGCTTCCCAGAACATGTTCACCGTGGCTATCGCCCACGAGTTGGCCAAGGCCCGCGGTGTGGAGCGTCAGCTCGACATTGAGATGCTGCAGGGCATGGCGCCCGCGCAGGCGCGTGCGGTGCGCGACGTGGTGGGGGATCTGATCCTGTACACCCCGGTGGTGCACTCCGAGGAATTCGATGTGGCGGTCAGCTACCTGGTGCGCCGCCTGGAGGAAAACGGTGCGAGCCAGAACTTCCTCTACGCCCTGTTCGCTCCCGAGGTCGCCGCCGCTGATGGTTTGACCCCGCTGCAGGATCAGGAGCGGGTGTTCCGCAATGCGGTTGCTAACCGTTGGGAGACTTTCGCCGGCCCGAACCGAACCCAGGATCGTCGCGACGAGCAGGGTTGTTCTTCCGGAAGCGTGCCCGGCCACTTCGTGGGCGAGCCGGATACCGACCCGGCGCTGCCGCAAAACCGCCAGTGGGCGATCGAGGCTTTGGCGGCCGACCCGGGTGCGGTGCAGTCGCCGCGGGTCACCGATGTGGCGGCCGTTGATGAGGCCGTTGCTCGCGCGGTGGCTGCCGGTGAGCAGTTCGGCAAGAAAACCGGCGCGGAGCGCGCCACGCTGCTGGACCAGGCCGCGGAGGCACTGGCACGCGGCCGCGGCCAGCTGATCACCGTGATGACCCACGAGGCCGGCAAGACCGTTGGTGAGGCCGACCCGGAGGTCAGCGAGGCTATCGACTTTGCCCGCTACTACGCCGAGTCCGCCCGCAAGCTGGACAACACCCCGGGCATGCGTTTCCTGTCCCCGCGGGTGGTTGTGGTGACCCCGCCGTGGAACTTCCCCGTCGCCATCCCCATGGGTGGTGTCTTCGCTGCCCTGGCTGCCGGTGCCTCCGTGGTCATCAAGCCGGCCCCGCAGGTGGTGCGCTGCGCCGAGGTTGCGATCTCCTTGCTGCGCGAGGCCGGTATCGGCGAGGACCTGGTGTGCCTGCTCAACGCCGACGAGGGTGAGGCCGGCAAGCGCCTGGTCTCCCACCCCGATGTCGACCACGTCATCCTCACCGGCGCATCCGACACTGCCCGCCTGTTCACCTCCTTCAAGCCGGACATGCGCCTGTCCGCTGAGACCAGCGGCAAGAACGCCATCATCGTCACCCCGAGCGCCGACCCGGATTTGGCGGTCGCCGACGTCTACAAGTCCGCCTTCGGCCACGCCGGCCAGAAGTGCTCCGCCGCGTCCCTGGTCATCCTGGTGGGCTCCATGGGCCAGTCCAAGCGCTTCATCGGCCAGCTCAAAGATGCGGTGACCTCCCTGCACGTGGGCCCCGGCACCGACATTTCCACCACCATGAACGGCCTGATTGAGGCCCCCGGTGAGAAGCTGAAGCGCGGCCTGACCCAGCTGGAGCCCGGCGAGACCTGGCTGGTCCAACCCAAGCAGCTCGACGCCGAGGGCCGCCTGTGGTCCCCGGGTGTGCGCGATGGCGTCAAGCCCGGCAGCTGGTTCCACACCAACGAGTGCTTCGGCCCGGTGCTCGGCATCATGCGCGCCGACACCCTCGAAGAAGCCATCGAGATCCAAAACACCACCGGCTACGGCCTGACCGGCGGCCTGCACTCCCTCGACGAGGACGAGATCGCCTACTGGAAGGAGCACGTGGAGGTCGGCAACGCCTACATCAACCGCGGCATCACCGGCGCCATCGTGCAGCGCCAGTCCTTCGGCGGCTGGAAGGACTCCGCCGTCGGTGCCGGCGCTAAGGCCGGCGGCCCGAACTACGTGCCGCACCTCGGCCGGTGGGAAGAAGTCGACTCTGCCCTGCTGCCGCAGGCCACCATCACCCTGAAGGTGGCCCAAGCCCTCAAGGAGCTCACCGCCACCGCCGGCCTGAGCGAGCAAGACGTGGTGTGGCTGCGCCACGCCGCCAGCAGCGACGCCCACGCCTGGGCCACCGAGTTCGGCGTCGAGCACGACCCGACCGGCCTGGTGTGCGAATCCAACGTCTTCCGCTACCGCCCCATGCTGGAGCCACTGCAGGTGCGCCTGGGCCGTGGCTTCAACATGCGTGACGCCATCCGCCTGCACCTCGGTTCCCTGCTGACCGGCACCCGCCTGGAGTTCACCTCCGCGGAGGAAACCAACGTGCCCGGCATCGCCGTAAACACCCTGTCCGACGAGGCCTTCGCCGCGCGTATCGGCGCCCGCAACAACGCCCGCGTCCGCGTGCTCGGGGAAGTTCCCGCCGGCCTGTACGACGCGGCCGCGAAGTCCCTGGCCTGCATCCTTGCCGGCCCAGCACTAGCCGACGGTCGCCGTGAGCTGCTGCACCAGCTGCAGGAGCAGGCTGTCAGCCACACCCGCCACCGCTTCGGCGTGGTGCGCGGCGTCTAA
- a CDS encoding permease, whose product MTREAPRHSAPLADNRFRAPAQPAVVEQPVMSVRAAIIGAIGCILILFFARTPISDRGAQWSTIVVSLVVQAFPLVVLGSVLSAAVSAYLPPHFLQRILPAGKFWTVPAAAGMGVFLPTCECASVPIASGLVRRGLSPAAGIAFMLAAPGINPLVVISTYLAYQATPMVAVARFAAGFVAACAVAFACRRALPASAEHCEHHHHRESFGETFIRDVLRTTAYLVLGCMIAAALKVFIPAGVMPWHNLVLSVVAMMLLAMVMSICSEADAFVAASFTNAPLPAQLAFMVVGPMVDIKLVAMQWGAFGPKTTLRVVGLSVVAAAAATTVVSLVLF is encoded by the coding sequence GTGACTCGCGAAGCCCCCAGACATAGCGCGCCGCTTGCGGATAATCGTTTCCGGGCGCCCGCCCAGCCGGCTGTGGTGGAGCAGCCCGTGATGAGTGTCCGCGCCGCCATTATCGGCGCGATCGGCTGCATCCTGATCCTATTTTTTGCCCGCACCCCCATTTCCGATCGGGGCGCGCAGTGGTCCACCATCGTGGTGTCTTTGGTGGTGCAGGCGTTCCCGCTGGTGGTCTTGGGCAGTGTGCTGTCCGCCGCGGTGTCGGCCTACCTGCCGCCGCATTTTTTGCAGCGCATCTTGCCGGCCGGAAAGTTTTGGACGGTGCCCGCGGCGGCGGGCATGGGAGTTTTCCTGCCCACCTGTGAGTGTGCCAGCGTGCCGATTGCTAGTGGGCTGGTGCGGCGCGGATTGTCTCCGGCCGCCGGTATTGCGTTCATGCTGGCCGCCCCCGGGATTAACCCGCTGGTCGTGATCTCGACGTATTTGGCTTATCAGGCCACCCCTATGGTGGCGGTGGCTCGTTTTGCTGCCGGTTTTGTGGCGGCGTGCGCGGTGGCTTTTGCGTGTCGGCGCGCCCTTCCAGCGTCTGCTGAGCACTGCGAGCATCATCACCACCGCGAGTCTTTTGGGGAGACGTTTATTCGTGATGTTTTGCGCACCACCGCCTACTTGGTGTTGGGGTGCATGATTGCGGCCGCGTTGAAGGTGTTTATCCCCGCTGGGGTGATGCCTTGGCACAACCTGGTGCTGTCGGTGGTGGCGATGATGTTGCTGGCGATGGTGATGAGTATTTGTAGTGAGGCGGATGCTTTTGTGGCTGCTTCATTTACGAACGCCCCACTGCCGGCCCAGCTGGCCTTCATGGTCGTGGGACCAATGGTGGACATCAAGCTGGTTGCCATGCAGTGGGGCGCTTTTGGCCCGAAGACCACCTTGAGGGTGGTCGGGCTGAGCGTGGTGGCCGCGGCTGCGGCCACCACTGTGGTGTCGCTGGTGCTGTTTTAG
- a CDS encoding pyridoxal phosphate-dependent aminotransferase: MTSSETPRRRPRRIFDQSEKMKDVLYEIRGPVSAEAERLELDGHRILKLNTGNPAIFGFDAPDVIMRDMIAALPTSQGYSTSKGIIPARRAIVTRYEVIEGFPSFDVDDVFLGNGVSELISMVTQALLNDGDEVLIPKPDYPLWTAATSLAGGKPVHYLCDEDDDWNPSIEDIRSKVTDKTKAIVVINPNNPTGAVYSRQVLENIANVAREFDLLILADEIYDRILYDDAEHISMAQVAPDVLTITFNGLSKAYRVAGYRAGWMVLTGPKNHAAGFIEGLELLAGTRLCPNVPAQHAIQVALGGRQSIFELTGKGGRLLEQRNVAWQKLNEIPGVSCVKPMGALYAFPKIDLEMYDIHDDAQMMLDLLRQEKILLVHGTGFNWPTPDHFRVVTLPWANDLSNAIDRLGNFLASYKQ; this comes from the coding sequence ATGACCAGTAGCGAAACTCCTCGCCGCCGCCCGCGGCGCATCTTCGACCAGTCGGAGAAGATGAAAGATGTCCTGTACGAAATCCGCGGCCCCGTGTCCGCCGAGGCGGAACGCCTCGAACTGGACGGCCACCGCATTTTAAAGCTCAACACCGGCAACCCGGCGATCTTCGGTTTCGACGCGCCCGACGTCATTATGCGCGACATGATCGCCGCGCTGCCGACCTCCCAGGGCTACTCCACCTCAAAGGGCATCATCCCCGCGCGACGCGCCATCGTCACCCGCTATGAAGTCATCGAAGGTTTCCCCTCCTTCGACGTCGACGATGTGTTCCTCGGCAACGGCGTCAGCGAGCTGATTTCCATGGTCACCCAGGCGCTGCTCAACGACGGTGATGAGGTTTTGATCCCGAAGCCGGACTACCCGCTGTGGACCGCCGCCACCTCCCTGGCTGGCGGTAAGCCGGTGCACTACCTGTGCGACGAAGACGACGACTGGAACCCCTCCATCGAAGACATTCGCTCCAAGGTCACCGACAAAACCAAAGCCATCGTGGTGATCAACCCCAACAACCCCACCGGAGCGGTGTATTCGCGCCAGGTGCTGGAAAACATCGCCAATGTGGCCCGCGAATTCGACCTTTTGATCCTGGCGGACGAAATCTACGACCGCATTCTCTACGACGATGCCGAACACATCTCCATGGCGCAGGTCGCGCCGGATGTTCTCACCATCACCTTCAACGGCCTGTCGAAGGCCTACCGGGTGGCCGGCTACCGGGCCGGCTGGATGGTGTTGACCGGCCCGAAAAACCACGCGGCCGGATTCATCGAAGGCCTGGAACTGCTCGCCGGCACCCGCCTGTGCCCGAACGTGCCGGCCCAGCACGCCATCCAGGTCGCGCTCGGCGGGCGCCAATCCATTTTCGAACTCACCGGCAAAGGCGGCCGCCTGCTCGAGCAACGCAACGTGGCATGGCAGAAGCTCAACGAGATCCCCGGGGTGTCCTGCGTGAAACCCATGGGCGCCTTGTATGCGTTCCCCAAGATTGATCTTGAGATGTATGACATCCACGATGACGCCCAGATGATGCTCGACCTGTTGCGGCAGGAAAAGATCCTCTTGGTGCACGGTACGGGCTTTAACTGGCCCACCCCGGACCACTTCCGCGTGGTCACCCTGCCATGGGCGAACGACCTGTCCAACGCCATTGACCGGCTGGGGAATTTCTTGGCTTCCTACAAGCAGTAG